One Nicotiana tomentosiformis chromosome 4, ASM39032v3, whole genome shotgun sequence genomic window carries:
- the LOC104093653 gene encoding pumilio homolog 1-like isoform X1 gives MITDSYAKMMSEMGMRSMLGGNNDFSSNDFSEELGFLLREQRRQQQEVSDQERELSIFRSGSAPPTVEGSLNALIGGGSGGGNGSDISGLSEEELRSDPAYISYYYSNVNLNPRLPPPLLSKEDWRFAQRLQGGGGGGSGGSSPALGGIGDRRKGNRGGCDVESLFSKPIGFGGENEENGSEAGKEWGGDGLIGLPGLGLGSRQKSIAEMIQDNMSQPTSTSRHPSRPASRAYDDIVDPSESQFVHLHHEMATLDALHSRGKVQGMSTLQNVSASGSQSYASAVGGSLSRSTTPDPQLVARAPSPRIPSAGGGRIASLENVSSHMGEHTDLAAALSGMSLSGNNRGDEGKHPKSQIHNEMDDHQNLFRLQNGQNPMKQHPYAKKSESVQFHKSAGSPAAYLNGPSTPTRNCARGSPSQYPTIDSPNSTFSAYALGGYGMNPSSPSMLENQLGVGNFPSVLGNIASPVGACGIDARATGGSLSLGPNLLAAAAELQNLRLGNQTLGGSLQMSQMDPLYLQYLRSTEYHAAQLAALNDPTVNRESLGTSYMDLIELQKAYLETLLASQNSQYGLPYLGKSGGLNHGYYGNTANGLNMSYPGSPLAGAVLPNSPFGPGSPVRYGERNMHFPSGMRNLAGGVMGAWHSESVSNLGESFASSLLDEFKSNKSKCFELSEIEGHVVQFSADQYGSRFIQQKLETATTEEKNMVFHEIMPQALSLMTDVFGNYVIQKFFEHGSASQIRELAEQLNGHVLTLSLQMYGCRVIQKAIEVVELDQQTKMVAELDGHVMRCVRDQNGNHVIQKCIECIPEEAIQFIVSTFHDQVVTLSTHPYGCRVIQRVLEHCHNPETQSIVMNEIMQSICMLAQDQYGNYVVQHVLEHGKPEERSSIISKLMGQIVQMSQQKFASNVVEKCLCFGTPEERQTLVDEMLGTTDENEPLQAMMKDQFANYVVQKVLETCDDQQLELILNRIKVHLNALKKYTYGKHIVARVEKLVAAGERRISFLASYSAA, from the exons ATGATTACTGATAGCTATGCGAAAATGATGTCGGAAATGGGAATGCGATCAATGTTAGGAGGAAACAACGATTTTAGTAGCAACGATTTTAGCGAAGAGTTAGGGTTTTTGCTGAGAGAACAAAGGCGGCAGCAACAAGAGGTGAGTGATCAAGAGAGAGAACTCAGCATTTTCCGTAGCGGTTCAGCTCCGCCGACTGTCGAAGGATCGCTTAACGCTTTGATAGGCGGCGGAAGTGGCGGCGGGAATGGTAGTGATATTAGTGGACTTTCAGAAGAGGAGTTAAGGTCTGATCCAGCGTACATTTCCTATTATTACTCGAATGTGAATCTAAACCCTAGGCTTCCGCCGCCTCTTTTGTCTAAAGAGGACTGGAGGTTCGCCCAGCGTCTACAGGGTGGCGGTGGAGGTGGTAGTGGTGGTAGTTCACCGGCATTAGGAGGGATTGGAGATAGGAGGAAAGGAAACCGTGGTGGTTGTGATGTTGAGTCGCTTTTTTCAAAGCCGATAGGATTTGGTGGGGAAAATGAGGAAAATGGAAGTGAGGCGGGGAAGGAGTGGGGCGGGGATGGACTTATTGGATTGCCTGGATTAGGATTAGGAAGCCGACAAAAGAGCATTGCCGAGATGATTCAG GACAATATGAGCCAGCCAACATCTACTTCGAGGCATCCATCACGTCCTGCTTCCCGTGCATATGATGATATTGTTGATCCTTCTGAGTCCCAATTTGTTCATCTCCATCATGAGATGGCAACTTTGGACGCACTACATTCTCGGGGAAAGGTTCAAGGTATGTCTACCCTTCAAAATGTCAGCGCATCTGGCTCTCAGTCTTATGCTTCAGCCGTGGGTGGATCACTGTCACGAAGTACCACCCCTGACCCTCAGCTTGTGGCTAGAGCTCCTAGTCCTCGTATTCCTTCTGCTGGAGGAGGGAGGATAGCATCACTAGAGAATGTTTCATCTCATATGGGTGAGCATACTGATTTGGCTGCTGCATTGTCTGGCATGAGTCTATCAGGGAACAATAGGGGAGACGAAGGGAAACATCCAAAGTCTCAGATTCATAATGAGATGGATGATCATCAGAACCTCTTTCGATTGCAGAATGGTCAGAATCCTATGAAGCAACATCCATATGCAAAAAAGTCTGAATCTGTTCAGTTTCACAAGTCTGCAGGATCCCCTGCTGCATACTTGAATGGGCCCTCTACGCCAACTCGCAACTGTGCAAGAGGTTCTCCATCTCAATATCCAACTATTGATAGTCCTAACTCAACGTTTTCTGCCTATGCTTTAGGGGGTTATGGTATGAACCCTTCATCACCATCTATGTTGGAAAACCAGCTTGGGGTAGGTAATTTTCCTTCTGTACTGGGAAATATAGCGTCCCCAGTGGGTGCATGTGGAATTGATGCTCGAGCAACAGGAGGAAGTTTGAGTTTGGGTCCTAATTTATTGGCTGCCGCAGCTGAACTGCAGAACCTTAGACTTGGTAATCAGACCTTGGGAGGTTCTCTGCAAATGTCTCAGATGGATCCATTGTACCTGCAGTACTTGAGATCAACTGAGTATCATGCTGCTCAGCTAGCAGCTCTCAATGACCCAACAGTTAACAGGGAATCTTTGGGGACTTCATACATGGATTTGATTGAGCTTCAGAAAGCTTATCTGGAGACGTTGCTTGCATCTCAGAATTCCCAATATGGTCTTCCTTATCTTGGCAAATCTGGTGGCCTAAATCATGGTTACTATGGGAACACAGCAAATGGCCTTAATATGTCATATCCAGGAAGCCCTTTGGCAGGTGCAGTTCTTCCAAATTCCCCTTTTGGACCTGGTAGTCCTGTAAGGTATGGGGAAAGGAACATGCATTTTCCATCAGGGATGAGAAACTTAGCTGGTGGTGTCATGGGAGCTTGGCATTCCGAGTCTGTTTCTAACTTGGGTGAAAGCTTTGCTTCCTCGTTATTGGATGAGTTTAAGAGCAATAAGAGTAAGTGTTTTGAGCTATCAGAGATTGAAGGCCACGTTGTTCAGTTCAG CGCGGACCAGTATGGGAGCCGGTTCATTCAACAAAAACTTGAGACTGCTACTACAGAAGAGAAAAACATGGTCTTCCATGAAATTATGCCGCAAGCCCTTTCTTTGATGACTGATGTGTTTGGTAATTATGTGATCCAGAAG TTTTTCGAACATGGAAGTGCATCCCAGATAAGAGAACTGGCTGAGCAGCTCAATGGGCATGTACTCACCCTTAGCCTTCAGATGTATGGTTGCCGAGTGATCCAGAAG GCCATAGAGGTGGTTGAACTGGATCAACAGACTAAAATGGTCGCTGAGCTTGATGGCCATGTTATGCGCTGTGTTAGAGATCAGAATGGGAATCATGTAATCCAGAAGTGTATCGAATGCATTCCAGAGGAAGCTATCCAGTTCATTGTTTCCACATTTCATGATCAAGTTGTGACATTGTCCACTCATCCATATGGATGTCGGGTCATACAG AGAGTCTTGGAACATTGCCATAATCCTGAAACCCAGAGCATTGTGATGAATGAGATTATGCAATCGATTTGCATGTTGGCGCAAGATCAATATGGGAATTATGTTGTTCAG CATGTACTGGAACATGGGAAGCCAGAGGAGCGTTCGTCTATAATTAGTAAGCTGATGGGACAGATAGTTCAGATGAGCCAGCAAAAATTTGCCTCCAATGTTGTGGAGAAGTGCTTATGCTTCGGAACTCCCGAAGAACGTCAGACCTTGGTAGACGAGATGCTTGGCACAACTGATGAAAATGAACCTCTTCAG
- the LOC104093653 gene encoding pumilio homolog 1-like isoform X2, translating into MITDSYAKMMSEMGMRSMLGGNNDFSSNDFSEELGFLLREQRRQQQEVSDQERELSIFRSGSAPPTVEGSLNALIGGGSGGGNGSDISGLSEEELRSDPAYISYYYSNVNLNPRLPPPLLSKEDWRFAQRLQGGGGGGSGGSSPALGGIGDRRKGNRGGCDVESLFSKPIGFGGENEENGSEAGKEWGGDGLIGLPGLGLGSRQKSIAEMIQDNMSQPTSTSRHPSRPASRAYDDIVDPSESQFVHLHHEMATLDALHSRGKVQGNNRGDEGKHPKSQIHNEMDDHQNLFRLQNGQNPMKQHPYAKKSESVQFHKSAGSPAAYLNGPSTPTRNCARGSPSQYPTIDSPNSTFSAYALGGYGMNPSSPSMLENQLGVGNFPSVLGNIASPVGACGIDARATGGSLSLGPNLLAAAAELQNLRLGNQTLGGSLQMSQMDPLYLQYLRSTEYHAAQLAALNDPTVNRESLGTSYMDLIELQKAYLETLLASQNSQYGLPYLGKSGGLNHGYYGNTANGLNMSYPGSPLAGAVLPNSPFGPGSPVRYGERNMHFPSGMRNLAGGVMGAWHSESVSNLGESFASSLLDEFKSNKSKCFELSEIEGHVVQFSADQYGSRFIQQKLETATTEEKNMVFHEIMPQALSLMTDVFGNYVIQKFFEHGSASQIRELAEQLNGHVLTLSLQMYGCRVIQKAIEVVELDQQTKMVAELDGHVMRCVRDQNGNHVIQKCIECIPEEAIQFIVSTFHDQVVTLSTHPYGCRVIQRVLEHCHNPETQSIVMNEIMQSICMLAQDQYGNYVVQHVLEHGKPEERSSIISKLMGQIVQMSQQKFASNVVEKCLCFGTPEERQTLVDEMLGTTDENEPLQAMMKDQFANYVVQKVLETCDDQQLELILNRIKVHLNALKKYTYGKHIVARVEKLVAAGERRISFLASYSAA; encoded by the exons ATGATTACTGATAGCTATGCGAAAATGATGTCGGAAATGGGAATGCGATCAATGTTAGGAGGAAACAACGATTTTAGTAGCAACGATTTTAGCGAAGAGTTAGGGTTTTTGCTGAGAGAACAAAGGCGGCAGCAACAAGAGGTGAGTGATCAAGAGAGAGAACTCAGCATTTTCCGTAGCGGTTCAGCTCCGCCGACTGTCGAAGGATCGCTTAACGCTTTGATAGGCGGCGGAAGTGGCGGCGGGAATGGTAGTGATATTAGTGGACTTTCAGAAGAGGAGTTAAGGTCTGATCCAGCGTACATTTCCTATTATTACTCGAATGTGAATCTAAACCCTAGGCTTCCGCCGCCTCTTTTGTCTAAAGAGGACTGGAGGTTCGCCCAGCGTCTACAGGGTGGCGGTGGAGGTGGTAGTGGTGGTAGTTCACCGGCATTAGGAGGGATTGGAGATAGGAGGAAAGGAAACCGTGGTGGTTGTGATGTTGAGTCGCTTTTTTCAAAGCCGATAGGATTTGGTGGGGAAAATGAGGAAAATGGAAGTGAGGCGGGGAAGGAGTGGGGCGGGGATGGACTTATTGGATTGCCTGGATTAGGATTAGGAAGCCGACAAAAGAGCATTGCCGAGATGATTCAG GACAATATGAGCCAGCCAACATCTACTTCGAGGCATCCATCACGTCCTGCTTCCCGTGCATATGATGATATTGTTGATCCTTCTGAGTCCCAATTTGTTCATCTCCATCATGAGATGGCAACTTTGGACGCACTACATTCTCGGGGAAAGGTTCAAG GGAACAATAGGGGAGACGAAGGGAAACATCCAAAGTCTCAGATTCATAATGAGATGGATGATCATCAGAACCTCTTTCGATTGCAGAATGGTCAGAATCCTATGAAGCAACATCCATATGCAAAAAAGTCTGAATCTGTTCAGTTTCACAAGTCTGCAGGATCCCCTGCTGCATACTTGAATGGGCCCTCTACGCCAACTCGCAACTGTGCAAGAGGTTCTCCATCTCAATATCCAACTATTGATAGTCCTAACTCAACGTTTTCTGCCTATGCTTTAGGGGGTTATGGTATGAACCCTTCATCACCATCTATGTTGGAAAACCAGCTTGGGGTAGGTAATTTTCCTTCTGTACTGGGAAATATAGCGTCCCCAGTGGGTGCATGTGGAATTGATGCTCGAGCAACAGGAGGAAGTTTGAGTTTGGGTCCTAATTTATTGGCTGCCGCAGCTGAACTGCAGAACCTTAGACTTGGTAATCAGACCTTGGGAGGTTCTCTGCAAATGTCTCAGATGGATCCATTGTACCTGCAGTACTTGAGATCAACTGAGTATCATGCTGCTCAGCTAGCAGCTCTCAATGACCCAACAGTTAACAGGGAATCTTTGGGGACTTCATACATGGATTTGATTGAGCTTCAGAAAGCTTATCTGGAGACGTTGCTTGCATCTCAGAATTCCCAATATGGTCTTCCTTATCTTGGCAAATCTGGTGGCCTAAATCATGGTTACTATGGGAACACAGCAAATGGCCTTAATATGTCATATCCAGGAAGCCCTTTGGCAGGTGCAGTTCTTCCAAATTCCCCTTTTGGACCTGGTAGTCCTGTAAGGTATGGGGAAAGGAACATGCATTTTCCATCAGGGATGAGAAACTTAGCTGGTGGTGTCATGGGAGCTTGGCATTCCGAGTCTGTTTCTAACTTGGGTGAAAGCTTTGCTTCCTCGTTATTGGATGAGTTTAAGAGCAATAAGAGTAAGTGTTTTGAGCTATCAGAGATTGAAGGCCACGTTGTTCAGTTCAG CGCGGACCAGTATGGGAGCCGGTTCATTCAACAAAAACTTGAGACTGCTACTACAGAAGAGAAAAACATGGTCTTCCATGAAATTATGCCGCAAGCCCTTTCTTTGATGACTGATGTGTTTGGTAATTATGTGATCCAGAAG TTTTTCGAACATGGAAGTGCATCCCAGATAAGAGAACTGGCTGAGCAGCTCAATGGGCATGTACTCACCCTTAGCCTTCAGATGTATGGTTGCCGAGTGATCCAGAAG GCCATAGAGGTGGTTGAACTGGATCAACAGACTAAAATGGTCGCTGAGCTTGATGGCCATGTTATGCGCTGTGTTAGAGATCAGAATGGGAATCATGTAATCCAGAAGTGTATCGAATGCATTCCAGAGGAAGCTATCCAGTTCATTGTTTCCACATTTCATGATCAAGTTGTGACATTGTCCACTCATCCATATGGATGTCGGGTCATACAG AGAGTCTTGGAACATTGCCATAATCCTGAAACCCAGAGCATTGTGATGAATGAGATTATGCAATCGATTTGCATGTTGGCGCAAGATCAATATGGGAATTATGTTGTTCAG CATGTACTGGAACATGGGAAGCCAGAGGAGCGTTCGTCTATAATTAGTAAGCTGATGGGACAGATAGTTCAGATGAGCCAGCAAAAATTTGCCTCCAATGTTGTGGAGAAGTGCTTATGCTTCGGAACTCCCGAAGAACGTCAGACCTTGGTAGACGAGATGCTTGGCACAACTGATGAAAATGAACCTCTTCAG